Proteins found in one Streptococcus iniae genomic segment:
- a CDS encoding phospho-sugar mutase, giving the protein MTYTENYQKWLNASNLPDYLKDELLAMDEKTKEDAFYTNLEFGTAGMRGYIGAGTNRINVFVVRQATEGLAKLVESKGQAAKDAGVAIAYDSRHFSPEFAFESAQVLAAHGIKSYVFESLRPTPELSFAVRHLGAVAGIMVTASHNPAPFNGYKVYGADGGQMPPADADALTDYIRAIEDPFSIVLADLEDSKSNGLIEVIGEAIDTEYLKEVKDVTINQELIDTFGRDMKIVYTPLHGTGEMLTRRALAQAGFESVEVVESQAKADPNFSTVASPNPESQEAFALAEELGRTVNADVLVATDPDADRLGVEIRQADGSYWNLSGNQIGALIAKYILEAHKVAGTLPVNAALAKSIVSTELVTKIAESYGATMFNVLTGFKFIAEKIQEFEETHNHTYMFGFEESFGYLIKPFVRDKDAIQAVLIVAEIAAYYRSKGLTLADGIDDIYKEYGYFAEKTISLTLSGVDGASQIKAIMDKFRQSAPTSFNQTEIVLSEDFLEQTAKSADGTSPLTTPPSNVLKYTLADDSWFAVRPSGTEPKIKFYVATVGQTLLEAEEKIKTIEAEINTFVN; this is encoded by the coding sequence ATGACTTATACAGAAAATTATCAAAAATGGCTTAATGCCTCAAACCTCCCTGATTATCTAAAAGATGAACTTCTTGCAATGGATGAAAAAACAAAGGAAGATGCTTTCTACACAAACTTAGAGTTTGGAACTGCAGGTATGCGTGGTTATATTGGTGCAGGAACAAATCGCATTAATGTTTTTGTTGTTCGTCAAGCTACTGAAGGGTTAGCAAAATTAGTAGAATCAAAAGGGCAAGCAGCCAAAGATGCTGGTGTTGCTATTGCATACGATTCCCGCCACTTCTCACCTGAATTTGCATTTGAATCAGCACAAGTATTAGCTGCTCACGGCATCAAATCATATGTCTTTGAAAGCTTGCGCCCTACACCAGAATTATCTTTTGCGGTTCGCCATTTAGGTGCCGTTGCGGGCATTATGGTAACAGCAAGTCATAATCCAGCTCCATTTAATGGCTACAAAGTTTATGGTGCTGATGGCGGCCAAATGCCTCCTGCAGACGCAGACGCCCTCACAGACTACATTAGAGCTATTGAAGATCCATTTTCTATTGTATTAGCTGACTTAGAAGACTCAAAATCTAATGGTCTCATTGAAGTTATTGGGGAGGCTATTGACACAGAATACCTTAAAGAAGTTAAAGATGTTACTATCAATCAAGAACTTATTGATACCTTTGGCCGTGATATGAAAATTGTCTACACACCATTACATGGTACTGGTGAAATGTTGACGCGTCGCGCACTTGCACAAGCTGGCTTTGAGTCAGTTGAAGTTGTTGAAAGTCAAGCCAAAGCAGACCCTAATTTCTCAACTGTAGCATCTCCTAATCCAGAAAGTCAAGAAGCATTTGCTTTAGCAGAAGAATTAGGAAGAACAGTTAATGCAGATGTTTTGGTTGCGACTGACCCTGATGCCGATCGTCTTGGAGTTGAAATTCGTCAAGCTGATGGTTCTTATTGGAACTTATCTGGTAACCAAATTGGTGCCCTTATTGCTAAATATATCTTGGAAGCACATAAAGTAGCAGGAACCCTACCAGTCAATGCTGCACTTGCAAAATCAATCGTGTCTACTGAATTGGTAACAAAAATTGCTGAGAGTTATGGCGCAACCATGTTTAATGTCTTAACAGGCTTTAAATTTATTGCAGAAAAAATTCAAGAATTTGAAGAAACACATAACCATACCTATATGTTTGGATTTGAAGAAAGTTTTGGTTACCTCATTAAACCTTTTGTACGTGACAAAGATGCTATTCAAGCGGTACTTATTGTTGCTGAAATTGCAGCTTACTACCGCTCTAAAGGATTAACACTTGCAGATGGTATTGATGACATTTATAAAGAATATGGTTACTTTGCAGAAAAAACCATTTCATTGACACTTTCTGGTGTTGACGGTGCAAGTCAAATCAAAGCTATCATGGACAAATTCCGTCAAAGTGCTCCTACTAGCTTCAATCAAACAGAAATTGTTCTATCAGAAGACTTCTTAGAACAAACTGCTAAATCTGCTGATGGCACAAGTCCATTAACAACACCGCCAAGCAATGTCTTAAAATACACACTTGCTGATGATTCTTGGTTTGCTGTTAGACCATCCGGAACAGAACCGAAAATCAAATTCTATGTTGCTACTGTTGGCCAAACACTTTTAGAAGCTGAAGAAAAAATCAAAACAATTGAAGCTGAAATCAACACTTTTGTGAATTAG
- a CDS encoding ECF transporter S component — translation MNKHKSSDIARIAIFFAIMLLIHFISSLVFNLWPVPIKPTLVHIPVIVASIIYGPRVGTFLGGLMGLMSLITNSIVLLPTSYLFSPFVTNGNLYSLIIAIIPRMLIGILPYYTYKLLHHKVGLLLSGIVGSLTNTFFVLSGIFIFFAPVFGGNIKALLASIVSTNAIAEMLISAIVVTAIVPTLEKLKK, via the coding sequence ATGAACAAACATAAATCTTCTGATATCGCAAGAATTGCTATTTTCTTCGCTATCATGTTGCTCATTCACTTTATTAGCTCACTCGTATTTAATTTGTGGCCTGTACCAATCAAACCAACTCTAGTTCATATTCCTGTTATTGTGGCATCAATAATTTATGGCCCAAGAGTAGGAACATTTTTAGGAGGATTAATGGGCTTGATGAGTCTGATTACAAATAGTATCGTACTTCTTCCAACAAGCTATCTCTTTTCACCCTTTGTTACTAACGGAAATCTCTATTCTTTGATTATTGCGATAATTCCGCGTATGTTAATTGGTATTTTACCTTACTATACTTATAAGTTATTGCATCACAAAGTTGGCCTACTTCTTTCAGGAATTGTTGGCTCATTGACTAATACATTCTTTGTCTTAAGTGGTATTTTTATCTTTTTTGCACCAGTATTTGGTGGAAATATTAAGGCATTGCTTGCAAGTATTGTCTCAACAAATGCTATCGCAGAGATGCTTATTTCTGCTATTGTGGTAACCGCTATCGTCCCCACACTCGAAAAACTTAAAAAATAA
- the coaC gene encoding phosphopantothenoylcysteine decarboxylase, protein MTKRITLAVTGSISAYKAADLTSQLIKKGYHVTVLMTQAAQAFITPLTLQVLSKNTVHLDVMAEDDVQKVNHIDIAKKTDLFIVAPASANTIAHLSYGFADTIVTSVALALPIETPRLLAPAMNTKMYDNPITQDNLKRLKAYGYQEIEPKSSLLACGDLGKGALADIASIISTIDAKLTV, encoded by the coding sequence ATGACTAAAAGAATAACACTTGCTGTAACAGGCAGTATTTCTGCATATAAAGCTGCTGATTTAACCAGTCAACTCATCAAAAAAGGCTATCATGTGACTGTTCTAATGACACAAGCAGCTCAAGCTTTTATTACACCATTAACCTTACAAGTTCTCTCAAAAAACACCGTTCACCTTGATGTTATGGCTGAAGATGACGTCCAAAAGGTCAATCATATTGATATCGCTAAAAAAACCGATTTATTTATTGTTGCCCCTGCTTCTGCTAATACTATTGCCCATTTATCTTATGGCTTTGCTGATACTATTGTGACAAGTGTAGCACTTGCTCTTCCCATTGAAACACCACGTTTACTAGCTCCCGCTATGAATACTAAAATGTATGATAACCCAATCACTCAGGACAACTTGAAGCGTCTTAAAGCATATGGTTATCAAGAAATTGAACCCAAGTCTAGTCTTTTAGCTTGTGGTGATCTGGGTAAAGGAGCTTTAGCAGATATTGCATCTATTATCAGCACAATTGATGCAAAACTAACAGTATGA
- a CDS encoding phosphopantothenate--cysteine ligase: MKILITSGGTTEAIDSVRGITNHATGKLGKSIADLFLDKGHQVTLVTTASAQKPHQRENLTIIETTNVHSLYECLKTQVPKHQALIHSMAVSDYSPVYMTDLLELEETKDIKSLLHKQNRERKISSQSDYQVLFLKKTPKVISQVKKWNPNILLIGFKLLVDVDQEQLIKVARQSILKNKADYILANDLKNITDNNHHAFLVSDETYLPLETKEQIAQAIYKKVVTSND; encoded by the coding sequence ATGAAAATTTTAATAACATCTGGCGGAACAACAGAAGCCATTGACTCAGTTCGTGGCATTACCAATCACGCTACTGGAAAACTTGGAAAAAGCATTGCTGACCTTTTTTTAGATAAAGGTCACCAGGTGACTTTGGTAACAACTGCAAGTGCTCAAAAACCGCATCAAAGAGAAAACTTAACGATTATTGAAACGACCAATGTCCATTCCTTATATGAGTGTTTAAAAACCCAAGTTCCTAAACATCAGGCTTTGATTCATAGTATGGCTGTCTCTGACTATAGTCCAGTTTATATGACTGACCTCCTTGAGTTGGAAGAAACAAAAGATATCAAAAGCCTCTTGCATAAACAGAATAGAGAACGTAAAATTTCATCTCAATCAGATTATCAGGTTTTGTTTTTAAAGAAAACACCGAAAGTGATTTCACAGGTAAAAAAATGGAATCCAAACATTTTACTCATTGGTTTTAAACTATTAGTTGATGTTGACCAAGAACAACTCATAAAAGTTGCCAGACAAAGTATTTTAAAAAACAAAGCCGACTATATCCTAGCTAATGATCTTAAAAACATTACAGACAATAATCATCATGCCTTTTTAGTAAGTGATGAAACCTATCTCCCTTTAGAGACCAAAGAGCAAATTGCTCAGGCAATTTATAAGAAAGTTGTGACAAGTAATGACTAA
- a CDS encoding lipoate--protein ligase family protein yields MITIRDLNHLLVQVHQEKITEPDKLRDPFIWGDVFLKELNRNPNQMILHIWPMENAVILGMLDRELPCFASAKQTIEAKGFYPVVRNIGGLAVVADEGILNASLIIPDNMTEKISISNAYLLMVELIRTSFSDFYQKIDHYKIEGSYCPGNYDLSISGRKFAGLAQRRIKNAILVSIYLSVNGNQSKRGQLIADFYDEGKNNQQSKVDYPEVIPESMANLSELLDYPFSLSEVTERLQLALRQLGFELRSLNCHSELMSDFKELKDKAFLEKNA; encoded by the coding sequence GTGATTACAATAAGAGATTTGAATCATCTGCTTGTACAAGTTCATCAAGAAAAAATCACAGAGCCTGATAAGTTGAGAGATCCTTTCATTTGGGGAGATGTCTTTTTAAAAGAACTTAACCGTAATCCTAATCAAATGATTTTACATATTTGGCCAATGGAAAATGCAGTTATTCTGGGAATGCTTGATAGAGAACTTCCTTGTTTTGCTAGTGCCAAACAAACAATAGAAGCTAAAGGCTTCTATCCTGTTGTGCGAAATATTGGTGGTTTAGCAGTGGTTGCTGATGAGGGAATACTAAATGCTTCACTTATCATACCAGATAATATGACAGAGAAAATAAGTATTTCAAATGCTTATCTATTAATGGTTGAGCTGATTCGGACTAGTTTTTCAGATTTTTACCAAAAAATTGACCATTATAAAATAGAAGGCTCCTATTGTCCTGGAAACTATGATTTAAGTATTTCGGGGCGAAAATTTGCAGGATTAGCACAAAGGCGCATAAAAAATGCAATTCTTGTATCCATTTATTTAAGTGTCAATGGGAATCAAAGCAAACGTGGTCAACTGATTGCGGATTTTTATGACGAAGGAAAAAATAATCAGCAGAGTAAGGTAGATTATCCAGAAGTTATTCCAGAATCCATGGCAAATCTATCAGAACTCTTAGATTATCCCTTTAGTTTATCAGAAGTGACAGAACGCCTTCAATTAGCATTGAGGCAGTTAGGTTTTGAATTACGTTCCTTAAATTGTCATTCTGAGCTGATGTCAGACTTTAAAGAGTTAAAAGATAAGGCCTTTTTAGAGAAGAATGCTTAA
- a CDS encoding formate--tetrahydrofolate ligase: MKSDIDIAQSVRLKPITEIIAKVGIDYDDIELYGKYKAKLSFDKIDTVKNNPVGKLILVTAINPTPAGEGKSTMSIGLADALNQIGKKTMLALREPSLGPVMGVKGGAAGGGFAQVLPMEDINLHFTGDMHAITTANNALSALIDNHLQQGNELSIDQRRIIWKRVLDLNDRALRSVIVGLGSPMNGIPREDGFDITVASEIMAILCLARDLKDLKNRLANIVIAYNTDRKPVYVRDLKVEGALTLILKDALKPNLVQTIYGTPAFVHGGPFANIAHGCNSVLATTTALGLADYVVTEAGFGADLGAEKFLDIKVPNLPTPPSAIVIVATLRALKMHGGVGKSDLHLENMNALKAGFANLKRHVENMRQYGVGVVVALNEFLTDTDAEIAALKELCKEINVPVELASVWENGAKGGVQLAEKVVSVIDSQTSHFTELYQSESTLEAKIEAVVKKIYGGQSVHYSAKAQAQLKQFADLGWDKLPVCMAKTQYSFSDDPSLLGAPEAFDITIREFVPKTGAGFIVALTGDVMTMPGLPKHPAALNMDVSDKGAAIGLF, encoded by the coding sequence ATGAAATCAGATATCGACATTGCACAGAGTGTTCGTTTAAAACCAATTACAGAAATCATCGCTAAAGTAGGTATTGACTACGACGATATTGAATTGTATGGGAAATACAAAGCAAAATTATCCTTTGATAAAATTGATACTGTTAAAAACAATCCAGTAGGGAAATTGATTCTAGTGACAGCAATTAACCCAACTCCAGCAGGTGAAGGCAAATCAACTATGAGTATTGGATTAGCTGACGCCCTTAATCAGATTGGTAAAAAAACAATGCTGGCCTTACGTGAACCTTCTTTAGGTCCTGTTATGGGCGTTAAAGGAGGGGCAGCAGGTGGTGGTTTTGCGCAGGTTTTGCCAATGGAAGATATTAATCTTCACTTTACTGGCGACATGCATGCTATTACAACTGCAAATAATGCTTTGTCAGCATTGATTGATAACCATTTGCAACAGGGAAATGAGCTCTCCATTGATCAAAGGCGTATTATTTGGAAGCGGGTCTTGGACTTGAATGATCGCGCTCTTAGGAGTGTTATTGTTGGTTTAGGAAGTCCTATGAACGGTATTCCTCGCGAAGATGGTTTTGATATCACAGTTGCCTCAGAAATCATGGCAATTTTATGTCTTGCAAGGGATTTAAAAGATTTAAAAAATCGTTTAGCTAATATTGTTATTGCCTATAATACAGATCGTAAGCCGGTTTATGTTAGAGATTTAAAGGTAGAGGGGGCCTTAACCTTGATTCTAAAGGATGCCCTTAAGCCAAATCTTGTTCAAACCATTTATGGAACACCAGCATTTGTTCATGGAGGCCCTTTTGCCAATATAGCACATGGCTGTAACTCTGTTTTAGCGACCACAACAGCACTTGGACTTGCAGATTATGTTGTTACAGAGGCAGGATTTGGAGCAGATTTGGGCGCTGAAAAGTTCTTAGATATCAAAGTTCCAAACCTACCAACTCCTCCCTCAGCAATTGTTATTGTGGCAACACTTAGAGCGCTGAAAATGCATGGTGGTGTTGGCAAATCAGACTTGCATTTAGAAAATATGAATGCTCTTAAGGCAGGTTTTGCTAATTTGAAACGACATGTTGAGAACATGCGCCAATATGGTGTTGGAGTTGTCGTTGCGCTTAATGAATTCCTTACGGATACAGATGCAGAAATTGCTGCTTTAAAAGAACTTTGCAAGGAGATTAATGTACCAGTTGAACTGGCAAGTGTTTGGGAAAATGGGGCTAAGGGAGGTGTTCAATTAGCAGAAAAGGTTGTTTCTGTTATCGATTCACAGACTTCTCATTTTACAGAACTCTACCAGTCTGAAAGCACATTAGAAGCTAAAATTGAAGCTGTTGTTAAGAAGATATACGGTGGACAATCTGTTCACTATTCTGCTAAAGCTCAGGCGCAGCTTAAACAATTTGCCGACTTGGGTTGGGATAAGTTACCAGTCTGTATGGCAAAAACCCAGTATAGTTTTTCAGATGATCCAAGTTTACTAGGAGCACCAGAGGCATTTGATATCACTATTCGTGAATTTGTCCCTAAAACTGGTGCTGGCTTTATCGTAGCCTTAACTGGAGATGTGATGACTATGCCAGGTCTTCCAAAACACCCCGCAGCATTAAACATGGATGTTTCTGATAAAGGTGCAGCTATTGGCTTATTTTAA
- the cls gene encoding cardiolipin synthase gives MVEVSIIAKKIKVKHLLHKSKRGVLRGIFSRATIIALLIFIQILFIMKSYVWIEQYSYGLTIVEGIFTIIVVLYLVNSEMDAISRVTWLILVMIAPLLGCLFFFYTKYDIGYRGLKRRISHLVELSRPYLKDDEAVVEILKDNTSTTYHLVQYLQRSRASFPVYNNTQSSYFSGGEDFFETFKEELLKAKQYIFLEFFIIAEGLMWGEILSILEAKVKEGVEVRVLYDGMNELSTLSSDYAERLAKIGIKAKSFSPISPFITTYYNYRDHRKIVVIDGEVAFTGGINLADEYINEIERFGRWKDAGLMLKGEAVDSFLILFLQMWSITEDDLVIEPYLSHHQQQLPTDGYVIPYGDSPLDHDKIGENVYIDILNHAKEYVYIMTPYLILDSELEHAIRFASERGVDIRILMPGKPDKPIPYALAKTYYKALMSSGVKIYEYEPGFVHSKVFVSDNTKAVVGSINLDYRSLYHHFECATYLYRTASIADIVKDFQEAQAESKLVTYKMLEERPWHQKIVGLLVKTIAPLL, from the coding sequence ATGGTGGAGGTGAGCATCATCGCTAAAAAAATTAAGGTCAAACATTTATTACATAAAAGCAAACGAGGGGTTTTGCGAGGGATTTTTAGCCGTGCAACAATTATTGCTCTCCTCATTTTTATCCAGATTCTATTTATTATGAAATCCTATGTTTGGATTGAACAATATAGTTATGGCTTAACCATTGTTGAGGGAATTTTTACAATTATTGTTGTTCTTTATTTAGTCAATTCTGAAATGGATGCTATTTCTCGTGTGACCTGGCTAATTTTGGTTATGATAGCTCCTTTATTAGGGTGTTTATTCTTTTTCTATACGAAGTATGATATTGGATATAGAGGCTTAAAAAGGCGTATTAGTCATTTAGTTGAGCTTAGTAGACCTTATTTAAAAGATGATGAGGCCGTTGTCGAAATTCTTAAAGACAACACGTCAACGACTTACCATCTGGTTCAATACCTTCAAAGAAGTCGAGCAAGTTTTCCAGTTTATAATAATACTCAGAGTTCTTATTTTTCTGGAGGAGAAGATTTTTTTGAAACCTTTAAAGAAGAGCTTCTAAAGGCGAAACAGTACATTTTTTTAGAATTTTTCATTATTGCTGAGGGGCTCATGTGGGGAGAAATCTTAAGCATTTTAGAAGCAAAAGTGAAAGAGGGAGTTGAGGTTCGTGTCCTGTATGACGGTATGAATGAGTTATCTACCTTATCATCTGATTATGCTGAAAGATTGGCGAAAATTGGTATTAAGGCCAAATCTTTTTCTCCCATCTCACCTTTTATCACAACTTACTATAATTACAGAGATCATCGTAAGATAGTTGTTATAGACGGAGAAGTGGCCTTTACTGGTGGCATAAATTTAGCAGATGAGTATATTAATGAAATTGAACGATTTGGTCGTTGGAAAGACGCTGGCTTGATGCTAAAAGGCGAAGCAGTTGATAGTTTTTTAATTCTCTTTTTACAAATGTGGTCAATAACAGAAGATGACCTTGTCATTGAACCTTATCTTTCTCATCATCAGCAGCAACTTCCAACAGATGGTTATGTCATTCCTTATGGAGACTCTCCTTTGGATCATGATAAAATTGGTGAAAATGTCTATATTGATATTCTTAATCATGCTAAAGAATATGTTTATATTATGACACCTTATTTAATATTAGATAGTGAATTGGAACATGCCATTCGTTTTGCTTCTGAACGTGGTGTAGATATTAGGATTCTGATGCCAGGAAAACCTGATAAACCAATTCCTTATGCTTTGGCTAAAACTTACTACAAAGCTTTAATGTCTTCTGGTGTCAAGATATATGAATATGAACCAGGCTTTGTTCATTCCAAAGTTTTTGTCAGTGATAATACTAAAGCAGTTGTGGGCTCTATTAATTTAGATTATCGCAGTTTGTACCATCACTTTGAATGTGCCACTTATTTGTATCGCACAGCATCTATCGCAGATATTGTTAAAGATTTCCAAGAAGCACAAGCAGAATCCAAGTTAGTCACCTATAAAATGCTTGAAGAGCGTCCTTGGCATCAAAAGATTGTAGGCTTGTTAGTAAAAACAATTGCACCTCTCTTGTAA
- a CDS encoding aspartate-semialdehyde dehydrogenase, which translates to MQGYTIAVVGATGAVGTQMIKMLEESSLPISKMRLLASVRSAGETLSFRNEEVVIEETTKEAFDGVDIALFSAGGSISARFAPYAVKAGAVVVDNTSFFRQNPDVPLVVPEVNPEALDKHHGIISCPNCSTIQMMVALEPIRQKWGLDRIIVSTYQAVSGAGQSAINETMNQYSQVINEGYNPKDVTATILPSAGDKQHYPIAFNALPQIDVFTDNDYTYEEMKMTKETKKIMADDNIKVSATCVRIPVLSAHSESIYIETKKIAAIEEVKQAIAQFPGAVLEDDVAHQVYPQAVNAVGAKETFVGRIRKDLDIANGLHMWVVSDNLLKGAAWNSVQIAETLHERALIRPTQEMKFELL; encoded by the coding sequence ATGCAAGGTTATACAATTGCTGTTGTTGGGGCTACAGGTGCTGTGGGAACTCAGATGATTAAAATGCTTGAAGAATCATCACTTCCTATTTCCAAAATGAGATTACTTGCTTCAGTACGCTCTGCTGGGGAAACCCTTTCTTTTAGAAATGAAGAAGTTGTCATTGAAGAGACCACGAAAGAAGCCTTTGATGGGGTTGACATTGCATTATTTTCAGCAGGAGGCTCAATATCAGCAAGGTTTGCGCCATATGCTGTTAAAGCTGGAGCTGTTGTTGTTGATAATACCTCGTTTTTTAGGCAGAACCCAGATGTTCCCTTAGTTGTTCCAGAGGTTAACCCAGAAGCTCTTGATAAGCACCATGGCATCATTTCTTGTCCAAACTGTTCGACGATTCAAATGATGGTTGCTTTGGAGCCGATTCGTCAAAAATGGGGATTAGACCGTATTATCGTTTCAACCTACCAAGCAGTTTCAGGTGCAGGTCAATCTGCAATTAATGAGACCATGAATCAGTATAGTCAAGTGATTAATGAAGGCTATAATCCAAAAGACGTCACAGCAACTATTTTACCTTCTGCTGGTGATAAGCAACATTATCCTATTGCCTTTAATGCTTTGCCACAAATTGATGTATTTACAGATAATGATTACACCTATGAAGAAATGAAGATGACTAAGGAAACTAAAAAAATCATGGCTGATGACAATATAAAAGTATCAGCAACCTGTGTTAGAATTCCAGTCTTATCTGCCCATTCGGAATCCATTTATATTGAAACGAAAAAAATAGCAGCTATTGAAGAAGTAAAGCAAGCTATTGCTCAATTTCCGGGAGCTGTTTTGGAAGATGATGTTGCTCATCAAGTTTACCCACAAGCAGTTAATGCAGTGGGAGCAAAGGAAACCTTTGTTGGTCGAATTCGCAAGGATTTGGATATTGCAAATGGGCTCCATATGTGGGTTGTTTCAGATAACCTTTTAAAAGGGGCTGCCTGGAATTCGGTTCAAATCGCTGAAACCTTACACGAAAGAGCTTTGATTAGACCGACACAAGAAATGAAGTTTGAGTTACTCTAA
- the dapA gene encoding 4-hydroxy-tetrahydrodipicolinate synthase, whose protein sequence is MSLKELQNCQIITALITPFHQDGSINFTALPDLIEHLLKHHTQAILLAGTTAESPTLTHEEELELFLEVQKIVKGRVPLIAGIGTNDTRDSVDFAKEVSQFGGFSAGLAIVPYYNKPSQEGLYQHFIAIAEASDLPIMIYNIPGRVVVDLHPDTLLRLAEHPNIIGVKDCTNLDHLAYLIENKPKDFLIYTGEDGQAFHAMNLGADGVISVASHTNGDTIYQMFQAIEAGQIKEAAKIQRQFLPKVNALFSVASPAPVKAVLNHLGFEAGPLRLPLVACNAEEAERIINIVLEKTSAPAVAKGVLRPDY, encoded by the coding sequence ATGTCTTTAAAAGAATTACAAAATTGTCAGATTATCACAGCTTTAATTACCCCATTTCATCAGGATGGCTCTATTAATTTTACTGCTCTCCCAGACTTAATTGAACATCTTTTAAAGCATCATACCCAAGCTATACTTTTAGCTGGAACTACAGCTGAAAGCCCGACCTTGACGCATGAAGAAGAATTAGAACTCTTTTTGGAAGTTCAAAAAATTGTTAAGGGGCGCGTGCCACTTATTGCTGGTATCGGTACAAATGATACACGAGATTCAGTTGATTTTGCTAAAGAAGTTTCCCAGTTTGGCGGTTTTTCCGCAGGTCTTGCTATTGTTCCTTACTATAATAAACCAAGTCAAGAAGGACTTTATCAGCATTTTATTGCCATTGCTGAGGCTAGTGATTTACCAATTATGATTTATAATATTCCTGGTAGAGTTGTTGTAGATCTCCATCCGGATACCTTGTTAAGGTTAGCAGAACATCCTAATATCATTGGTGTTAAAGATTGTACCAACTTGGATCACCTTGCTTATCTGATAGAGAATAAACCAAAAGATTTTCTGATTTATACAGGAGAAGATGGGCAAGCTTTTCATGCTATGAATTTGGGAGCGGATGGGGTGATTAGTGTTGCCTCCCATACAAATGGTGACACTATCTATCAAATGTTTCAAGCTATTGAAGCAGGTCAAATTAAAGAAGCAGCTAAAATACAAAGACAATTTTTACCAAAGGTTAATGCACTCTTTTCAGTTGCAAGTCCAGCTCCTGTGAAGGCGGTATTGAATCATCTTGGTTTTGAAGCAGGGCCATTAAGATTACCTCTTGTTGCTTGTAATGCAGAAGAAGCAGAAAGAATAATTAATATCGTTCTTGAAAAAACATCTGCACCAGCGGTGGCAAAAGGAGTTTTAAGGCCAGATTATTAA
- a CDS encoding ATP cone domain-containing protein has product MQIIKRDGQVAEFDPDKIYQAIIRAAQTVYVMDDTWRQNLANVTKKVIIDLEEVHAEKPTINMIQSFVENRLMDAGYINIAEHYISYRLQRDLERNGYGDSVIVHLRFEQTK; this is encoded by the coding sequence ATGCAGATTATTAAACGTGACGGTCAAGTTGCAGAATTTGATCCAGATAAAATTTACCAAGCTATCATTAGAGCGGCTCAAACCGTTTATGTTATGGATGATACATGGAGACAAAACCTTGCTAATGTCACCAAAAAAGTTATTATTGATTTAGAAGAAGTTCATGCTGAAAAACCAACCATTAATATGATCCAATCTTTTGTTGAGAATCGTTTAATGGATGCAGGTTACATTAATATTGCAGAACATTATATTTCTTACCGTTTGCAACGTGATTTGGAAAGAAATGGTTATGGCGATAGTGTCATTGTTCATTTACGATTTGAACAGACAAAATAA